A single region of the Vicia villosa cultivar HV-30 ecotype Madison, WI linkage group LG4, Vvil1.0, whole genome shotgun sequence genome encodes:
- the LOC131598665 gene encoding probable caffeoyl-CoA O-methyltransferase At4g26220 isoform X2 yields MFSKLDQWLNRGFIATLPEAGPLMTILLKLLNPKKTIEVGVFTGYSLLLTALNIPHDGKITAIDIDRKTYEIGLPVIRKAGMEHKIDFIESPALPILDKLLEDPSNEGNFDYAYVDADKNNYVNYHERLIKLVKVGGLLIYDNTLWGGRVAWPEEKVPPHAKVGRTAAIEFNKAIRDDSRVDFSLSSVGDGLTICRRIV; encoded by the exons ATGTTTTCAAAATTGGATCAGTGGTTGAACCG GGGTTTCATAGCTACTTTACCTGAGGCTGGTCCACTAATGACTATacttttgaagcttttgaatcccAAAAAGACAATTGAAGTGGGAGTTTTTACTGGATACTCTCTTCTCCTCACTGCACTTAATATTCCTCATGATGGAAAG ATTACAGCCATAGACATTGACAGGAAAACTTATGAAATTGGATTACCGGTGATAAGAAAGGCTGGAATGGAACACAAGATTGATTTCATTGAGTCTCCAGCTCTACCAATTTTGGATAAACTGCTAGAAGAT CCATCAAATGAAGGAAATTTTGACTATGCTTACGTTGATGCTGACAAAAATAACTATGTAAATTACCATGAAAGACTGATAAAACTAGTCAAAGTTGGTGGCTTACTTATATATGACAACACTCTTTGGGGTGGAAGAGTTGCATGGCCTGAAGAAAAAGTTCCACCACATGCCAAAGTAGGAAGAACAGCAGCAATTGAATTCAACAAAGCAATCAGAGATGACTCTCGTGTTGATTTTTCTCTCAGTTCTGTTGGTGATGGACTCACTATTTGTAGGCGTATTGTCTAA
- the LOC131598665 gene encoding probable caffeoyl-CoA O-methyltransferase At4g26220 isoform X1, translating into MENIKDPSIYRNPVILQSEDLTNYILETAVYPREPEPLKELRKASETHPWGFIATLPEAGPLMTILLKLLNPKKTIEVGVFTGYSLLLTALNIPHDGKITAIDIDRKTYEIGLPVIRKAGMEHKIDFIESPALPILDKLLEDPSNEGNFDYAYVDADKNNYVNYHERLIKLVKVGGLLIYDNTLWGGRVAWPEEKVPPHAKVGRTAAIEFNKAIRDDSRVDFSLSSVGDGLTICRRIV; encoded by the exons ATGGAAAACATTAAAGATCCATCAATCTACCGCAACCCAGTCATATTGCAGAGTGAGGACTTGACAAAT TATATATTAGAGACTGCTGTTTACCCTAGAGAGCCGGAGCCTCTCAAAGAGCTGAGGAAAGCCTCTGAGACTCACCCTTG GGGTTTCATAGCTACTTTACCTGAGGCTGGTCCACTAATGACTATacttttgaagcttttgaatcccAAAAAGACAATTGAAGTGGGAGTTTTTACTGGATACTCTCTTCTCCTCACTGCACTTAATATTCCTCATGATGGAAAG ATTACAGCCATAGACATTGACAGGAAAACTTATGAAATTGGATTACCGGTGATAAGAAAGGCTGGAATGGAACACAAGATTGATTTCATTGAGTCTCCAGCTCTACCAATTTTGGATAAACTGCTAGAAGAT CCATCAAATGAAGGAAATTTTGACTATGCTTACGTTGATGCTGACAAAAATAACTATGTAAATTACCATGAAAGACTGATAAAACTAGTCAAAGTTGGTGGCTTACTTATATATGACAACACTCTTTGGGGTGGAAGAGTTGCATGGCCTGAAGAAAAAGTTCCACCACATGCCAAAGTAGGAAGAACAGCAGCAATTGAATTCAACAAAGCAATCAGAGATGACTCTCGTGTTGATTTTTCTCTCAGTTCTGTTGGTGATGGACTCACTATTTGTAGGCGTATTGTCTAA